From Leptolyngbya sp. KIOST-1, one genomic window encodes:
- a CDS encoding glycosyltransferase, with amino-acid sequence MAHQLTVILCTHNPRADYLERVLAALQGQTLALSQWELIVIDNASTPPLAPRLDLSWHPQGRVVLEPHLGLTRARQRGFREAQAEVLVYVDDDNVLAADYLEQVQQAFSQYPQLGVAAGKALPEFEAAPPAWLPEFYSMLALRDFGDTATLIPGGSPCQHYPDQAPAGAGMALRLAAFADYWASLGDDAARLGLGRTGQNLVSGEDNDIVLTLLNRGWDGAYLPQLQLIHLIAARRLQPDYLARLNFAASQSWVQVLDLHGIRLWPAIAPWTVGLRQAQAWLRLRPWQSAAAYVRWRGICGILAGQARLSSSQS; translated from the coding sequence GACTACCTGGAGCGGGTGTTGGCGGCACTCCAGGGGCAAACCCTGGCCCTCAGCCAGTGGGAGCTGATTGTCATCGACAACGCCAGCACCCCGCCCCTCGCCCCCCGTCTAGACTTAAGCTGGCATCCCCAGGGCCGCGTGGTGCTCGAACCCCACCTGGGCCTCACCCGGGCCCGCCAGCGGGGGTTTCGGGAGGCCCAGGCCGAAGTTCTCGTCTACGTGGACGACGACAACGTGCTCGCTGCCGATTACCTGGAGCAGGTCCAGCAGGCCTTTAGCCAATATCCCCAGCTGGGGGTGGCCGCCGGGAAAGCCCTGCCCGAGTTTGAAGCGGCTCCCCCCGCCTGGCTGCCCGAGTTTTACTCCATGCTGGCCCTGCGCGACTTCGGCGATACGGCCACCCTGATCCCCGGCGGTAGCCCCTGCCAGCACTACCCCGACCAGGCCCCAGCCGGAGCGGGCATGGCGCTGCGGCTGGCCGCCTTTGCCGACTACTGGGCCAGCCTGGGGGATGACGCCGCCCGGCTGGGGTTGGGGCGCACGGGGCAAAACCTGGTGTCTGGGGAAGATAACGACATCGTACTGACCCTGCTCAACCGGGGCTGGGATGGGGCCTATCTACCTCAGCTTCAGCTCATCCACCTGATTGCGGCCAGGCGGCTACAGCCCGACTACCTGGCCCGCCTCAACTTTGCCGCCAGCCAATCCTGGGTCCAGGTGCTGGATCTGCATGGCATTCGGCTGTGGCCCGCCATTGCCCCCTGGACGGTGGGCCTGCGCCAGGCGCAGGCCTGGCTGCGGCTGCGGCCCTGGCAAAGTGCGGCGGCCTACGTGCGCTGGCGCGGCATCTGCGGCATTTTGGCCGGGCAGGCCCGTTTATCCTCATCCCAGTCCTAA